A single genomic interval of Spirosoma taeanense harbors:
- a CDS encoding DUF3291 domain-containing protein: MGRFLMKPFRADGLRFSKLMGSGIDFGLIPDFSTYVHLGLWETDAHATAFSQTDVYRHLNQGTEQTGTLYLQPRQSHGLWDGQNPFQANPVSSSLPSVSPVAVLTRATIRPRALADFWRHVPQARQRLRDQKDNLLFGIGVGEVPFMQQCTISVWRDATAVDQYAYRQSGHKEIVRLTRQRHWYSEELFARFTVLRATGALFSNVEKQRFSADV; this comes from the coding sequence ATGGGGCGTTTTCTGATGAAGCCGTTTCGGGCTGATGGTTTACGATTCAGTAAACTTATGGGCAGTGGTATTGACTTTGGGCTTATCCCCGACTTTTCTACCTATGTTCACCTGGGTCTTTGGGAAACGGATGCTCATGCAACCGCCTTCTCACAAACGGACGTGTATCGGCATCTAAATCAGGGCACGGAGCAAACAGGTACTTTATATTTACAGCCCCGGCAATCTCACGGACTTTGGGACGGTCAGAATCCGTTTCAGGCTAACCCAGTATCGTCTTCTCTCCCGTCTGTTTCTCCCGTTGCCGTACTCACCCGCGCTACAATCCGACCCCGCGCTCTGGCCGACTTCTGGCGGCATGTACCACAGGCACGTCAGCGACTGCGCGATCAGAAAGATAATCTGCTGTTTGGGATTGGTGTCGGCGAGGTGCCGTTCATGCAACAATGTACAATCAGCGTCTGGCGCGACGCTACGGCCGTTGATCAGTATGCCTACCGGCAGAGCGGTCATAAGGAAATAGTCCGGCTGACCCGGCAGCGGCACTGGTATTCGGAAGAGCTGTTTGCCCGCTTTACGGTTTTACGGGCGACTGGAGCGCTATTTTCCAACGTCGAGAAACAACGGTTTTCAGCCGACGTATAA
- a CDS encoding sll1863 family stress response protein, whose amino-acid sequence MRKTRLILTQIKHVAGTAMLVASLALLQACSSDNKNESRTEDAMERTGDAMEADAKDATAETREDLDRAGDKVEAKADEVGDDFERERREAVADMRVQKDKLDAKIDELQADIKRQGAKAKAESKQQLAKLEDERKELGNDIDKAQNATAAAWKDIKAGFKKAGRNIGNAFDRAEDKVDPDGKDD is encoded by the coding sequence ATGAGAAAGACAAGACTTATTCTTACCCAGATCAAGCATGTTGCTGGTACGGCAATGCTGGTCGCTTCACTGGCCCTTTTGCAGGCATGTAGCTCAGACAACAAAAATGAATCCCGGACAGAGGATGCTATGGAGCGCACCGGTGATGCCATGGAAGCTGATGCAAAAGATGCAACCGCCGAAACTCGTGAAGATCTGGATCGGGCGGGTGATAAAGTTGAGGCAAAAGCCGACGAAGTTGGCGACGATTTTGAGCGTGAGCGCAGAGAAGCTGTCGCCGACATGAGGGTCCAGAAAGACAAGTTAGACGCAAAAATTGATGAACTGCAGGCTGATATTAAGCGGCAGGGTGCTAAGGCCAAAGCTGAATCGAAACAACAGCTGGCCAAACTGGAAGATGAACGTAAAGAGTTAGGAAACGATATCGACAAGGCACAAAACGCTACGGCGGCTGCCTGGAAGGATATAAAAGCGGGCTTTAAGAAAGCTGGCCGAAACATCGGTAATGCTTTTGACCGGGCCGAAGATAAAGTAGATCCAGATGGGAAAGACGATTAA
- a CDS encoding thioredoxin family protein, with product MKQTVGIVSLSLFILFASRTVQAQLAKGYTLGDAVADFRLKTVDERTVSLADYRDHKGIIVVFTSNHCPFSNTYEDRLLALDRKYAPQGYPVLAIMPADWTTYEDDSFANMKARASAKGYTYAYALDDTQSVARAFGATRTPQLYVLKQTKGQFILEYTGTIDDNPQDSAGVQRHYLDEAVSSLLTGRPVQSPITKPIGCAIKWKN from the coding sequence ATGAAACAAACTGTGGGTATAGTAAGCCTGAGCCTTTTTATACTGTTTGCTTCCCGGACTGTACAGGCTCAATTAGCCAAAGGTTATACGCTTGGCGATGCCGTTGCTGATTTTCGTCTTAAAACGGTAGATGAACGAACTGTCTCACTAGCCGATTATCGGGATCACAAAGGAATAATTGTTGTCTTTACCAGTAATCACTGCCCGTTTTCTAACACCTATGAAGACCGGCTGCTGGCTCTTGACCGCAAATATGCTCCGCAGGGCTACCCGGTGCTGGCCATCATGCCCGCTGACTGGACTACTTACGAGGATGATTCCTTTGCAAATATGAAAGCTCGTGCTAGCGCAAAAGGGTATACGTACGCCTATGCCTTAGACGACACCCAGAGCGTAGCACGGGCATTTGGCGCAACCCGCACCCCGCAGTTGTATGTACTCAAACAAACCAAAGGGCAGTTCATTCTTGAGTACACCGGCACTATTGACGATAATCCGCAGGACAGCGCTGGGGTGCAACGGCATTATCTTGACGAAGCCGTAAGCAGTTTGTTAACTGGCAGACCTGTTCAATCGCCTATAACCAAACCAATCGGCTGCGCGATTAAGTGGAAAAATTAA